The following proteins are encoded in a genomic region of Streptococcus sp. 29892:
- the sufC gene encoding Fe-S cluster assembly ATPase SufC: MSVLEIKDLHVEIEGKEILKGVNLTLKTGEIAAIMGPNGTGKSTLSAAIMGNPSYEVTQGEVLFDGVNILELEVDERARMGLFLAMQYPSEIPGITNAEFLRAAMNAGKEDEDKISVRDFITKLDEKMELLNMKEEMAERYLNEGFSGGEKKRNEILQLLMLEPTFALLDEIDSGLDIDALKVVSKGINAMRGEGFGAMIITHYQRLLNYITPDVVHVMMEGRVVLSGGPELAQRLEKEGYVQVAAELGIDYKEDDI, from the coding sequence ATGTCAGTATTAGAAATCAAAGACCTTCATGTTGAAATCGAAGGTAAAGAAATCCTCAAAGGTGTCAATTTGACCCTCAAAACAGGTGAAATTGCAGCCATCATGGGACCAAACGGAACAGGCAAGTCCACCCTTTCCGCAGCTATCATGGGTAATCCAAGCTACGAAGTAACACAAGGGGAAGTTCTCTTTGACGGTGTTAATATTTTGGAGTTGGAAGTGGACGAGCGTGCTCGTATGGGACTCTTCTTGGCCATGCAATATCCATCAGAAATCCCGGGTATTACTAATGCAGAGTTCCTCCGTGCTGCTATGAATGCTGGCAAGGAAGATGAAGACAAGATTTCTGTCCGCGATTTCATCACCAAGTTGGATGAAAAGATGGAACTCCTCAACATGAAAGAGGAAATGGCAGAGCGTTACCTCAACGAAGGCTTCTCAGGTGGTGAGAAAAAACGCAATGAAATTCTCCAGTTGCTCATGTTAGAGCCAACTTTCGCTCTTCTTGACGAGATTGACTCAGGTTTGGATATTGATGCCCTTAAAGTTGTATCAAAAGGTATCAATGCTATGCGTGGTGAAGGTTTTGGTGCCATGATTATCACCCACTACCAACGCTTGCTCAACTACATCACTCCTGATGTTGTCCATGTCATGATGGAAGGCCGTGTCGTGCTTTCAGGCGGACCAGAATTGGCACAACGCTTGGAAAAAGAAGGTTATGTCCAAGTCGCAGCTGAGCTTGGCATCGACTACAAAGAAGATGACATTTAA
- the sufD gene encoding Fe-S cluster assembly protein SufD produces the protein MTKEKIKEFSALQAEPTWLTDLRLKAFDKIAELDLPVIERVKFHRWNLGDGSLATNDEIGAVPDFTAIGDNPMLVQVGSQTVLEQLPADLVEKGVVFTDFASALDVIPDVIEKYLGVAVPFDEHKLAAYNTAYFNATAVLYVPDNVEIDQPVEALFYQDSTSPIAFNKRVLIIAGKNAKFNYLERFESLGDGAEATSANIMVEVIALAGSQIKFAAIDRLGKHLDTYLNRRGYLGNDATIDWAIGLLNEGNVIADLDSELKGNGSHANLKVVGLSSGRQVQGVDTRVTNYGHNSVGHILQHGVILESGTLTFNGIGHIVRGAKGADAQQESRVLMLSDKARSDANPILLIDENEVTAGHAASIGQVDPEDMYYLMSRGLDRATAERLVVRGFLGAVITEIPVKEVRDELIAVIEEKLTKR, from the coding sequence ATGACCAAAGAAAAGATTAAAGAATTTTCAGCCTTGCAGGCAGAACCAACTTGGTTGACAGACCTGCGTCTTAAGGCTTTTGACAAAATAGCAGAGCTGGACTTGCCAGTTATCGAGCGGGTCAAGTTTCACCGTTGGAATCTAGGTGATGGAAGCCTTGCTACAAATGATGAAATCGGAGCTGTTCCAGATTTTACAGCTATCGGTGACAATCCTATGTTGGTCCAGGTTGGCAGCCAAACTGTTCTAGAACAACTGCCCGCTGACCTAGTAGAAAAAGGTGTAGTCTTTACGGACTTTGCTTCAGCTCTAGATGTCATTCCTGATGTCATTGAGAAATACCTCGGTGTAGCAGTTCCATTTGATGAACACAAATTGGCAGCCTACAATACAGCCTATTTCAACGCAACCGCGGTTCTCTATGTTCCTGACAACGTTGAAATTGACCAGCCAGTTGAGGCACTTTTCTACCAAGATAGCACTAGCCCGATTGCCTTTAACAAACGTGTTCTAATCATCGCTGGGAAAAATGCCAAGTTTAATTACCTAGAACGTTTTGAAAGTCTTGGTGATGGAGCAGAAGCGACTTCAGCCAATATTATGGTGGAAGTGATTGCTCTTGCTGGTAGCCAAATCAAGTTTGCAGCCATTGACCGCCTTGGCAAGCACTTGGATACCTACCTCAACCGCCGTGGTTATCTTGGAAACGATGCAACGATTGATTGGGCGATTGGTCTTCTCAACGAAGGAAATGTGATTGCCGATTTGGACAGCGAATTAAAAGGAAATGGTAGCCATGCCAACCTCAAGGTTGTTGGTCTTTCATCAGGCCGTCAGGTCCAAGGTGTGGATACGCGCGTGACTAACTACGGTCATAATTCTGTCGGTCACATCCTGCAACATGGGGTTATCCTCGAAAGTGGAACACTGACCTTTAACGGTATCGGTCACATTGTCCGTGGTGCCAAGGGTGCAGATGCCCAGCAGGAAAGCCGTGTTCTCATGCTATCCGATAAGGCACGTTCGGATGCCAATCCAATCCTCCTCATCGATGAGAATGAGGTTACAGCTGGTCACGCAGCCTCTATCGGACAGGTTGACCCAGAGGATATGTACTATCTCATGAGTCGCGGTTTGGACCGTGCAACAGCTGAACGCTTGGTTGTTCGTGGCTTCCTTGGTGCCGTCATCACAGAAATCCCTGTCAAGGAAGTCCGTGACGAGCTGATTGCCGTCATTGAAGAAAAACTAACAAAGAGATAA
- a CDS encoding cysteine desulfurase yields the protein MDLERIRKDFPILDQVVNDEPLVYLDNAATTQKPQQVLDVLADYYQKDNANVHRGVHTLSERATARYEAARQKVADFIQAKSSKEILFTRGTTTGLNWVAQFAREILQPDQEVIISVQEHHSNIIPWQQACQQTGAKLRYVPLKDGELDVASLKSMLSEKTKLVSLAHVSNVLGSVAPIGEIAELVHAVGAYLVVDGAQSVPHMAVNVQELDVDFYAFSGHKMLGPTGIGVLYGKEELLNLMSPVEFGGEMIDFVYEQSATWKELPWKFEAGTPNIAGAIGLGAAIDYLTEIGMDAIQAHEAELVNYVFPKMQAIPGLTIYGSQDLSKRTGVIAFNLDDLHPHDVATALDYEGVAVRAGHHCAQPLLRYLQVPATVRASFYIYNTKADCDKLVEAIIKTKEFFNGPI from the coding sequence ATGGATTTGGAACGCATTCGCAAGGATTTTCCAATCCTAGACCAAGTTGTTAACGACGAGCCGCTGGTCTATTTGGACAATGCGGCGACCACTCAAAAACCGCAGCAAGTATTAGATGTGTTGGCAGATTATTACCAGAAGGACAATGCCAATGTCCACCGTGGCGTTCACACCCTTTCGGAACGAGCAACGGCTCGCTACGAGGCGGCTCGGCAGAAGGTGGCTGATTTTATCCAGGCCAAGTCTAGCAAGGAAATCCTCTTCACCAGAGGAACGACCACTGGTCTTAACTGGGTAGCTCAGTTTGCCAGAGAAATTCTCCAGCCAGACCAGGAAGTGATTATCTCGGTCCAAGAGCACCACTCCAATATCATCCCTTGGCAGCAAGCCTGTCAGCAAACAGGTGCCAAGCTCCGCTATGTCCCTCTAAAAGACGGCGAGTTGGATGTGGCTAGCCTCAAGTCCATGCTCTCTGAAAAGACCAAGTTGGTCTCTCTAGCTCATGTGTCCAATGTCCTGGGCAGTGTGGCTCCTATTGGGGAAATAGCAGAGCTGGTGCATGCAGTAGGTGCCTACTTGGTGGTGGACGGAGCACAGTCAGTTCCCCACATGGCCGTCAACGTGCAAGAATTAGACGTGGATTTCTATGCCTTTTCAGGCCATAAAATGTTGGGACCGACAGGAATTGGCGTTCTCTACGGCAAGGAAGAATTGCTCAATCTCATGTCGCCTGTTGAATTCGGCGGTGAGATGATTGACTTTGTCTATGAGCAGTCAGCCACTTGGAAGGAATTACCTTGGAAGTTTGAGGCAGGAACGCCCAATATTGCAGGTGCCATTGGGCTGGGAGCAGCCATTGATTACCTGACCGAAATTGGTATGGACGCTATCCAGGCCCACGAGGCAGAGTTGGTCAATTATGTCTTTCCAAAAATGCAGGCTATTCCAGGCTTGACCATTTATGGTAGTCAGGACCTGTCCAAGCGGACGGGAGTTATTGCCTTTAACTTGGACGACTTGCATCCACACGATGTGGCAACTGCTCTGGACTATGAAGGTGTTGCTGTGCGGGCTGGCCACCATTGTGCCCAACCGCTTCTCAGATATTTGCAGGTACCAGCTACCGTTCGGGCAAGTTTTTACATCTACAATACCAAGGCTGACTGTGATAAGTTGGTCGAGGCAATTATCAAGACAAAGGAGTTTTTCAATGGCCCTATCTAG
- the sufU gene encoding Fe-S cluster assembly sulfur transfer protein SufU: MALSRLDSLYMAVVSEHSKSPRHRGSLDGVEKLELHNPTCGDVIELSVKFENGLVSDIAFDGVGCTISTASASMMTEAVLGKEISQVQELAEIFSQMVQGQEDTRQKELGDASLLAGVAKFPQRIKCATLPWNALKKTIERNESAE, encoded by the coding sequence ATGGCCCTATCTAGATTAGATTCTCTGTATATGGCAGTTGTATCTGAACACTCCAAGTCACCTCGTCACCGCGGAAGTTTGGATGGAGTGGAAAAGTTGGAACTCCACAACCCAACCTGTGGCGATGTGATTGAATTATCGGTCAAGTTTGAAAATGGCTTGGTATCTGACATAGCCTTTGATGGTGTTGGTTGTACCATTTCAACCGCCTCGGCTTCCATGATGACTGAAGCAGTCCTTGGAAAAGAAATCAGTCAGGTTCAAGAACTAGCAGAAATCTTCTCACAAATGGTCCAAGGGCAAGAGGACACACGCCAGAAGGAACTGGGAGATGCCTCCCTCCTTGCAGGTGTCGCCAAATTCCCCCAACGAATCAAATGTGCCACATTACCGTGGAATGCCTTAAAGAAGACGATCGAACGAAATGAAAGTGCTGAATGA
- the sufB gene encoding Fe-S cluster assembly protein SufB, producing the protein MSEERIEPTPIDLGEYKFGFHDENVELVASTGKGLSEDVIRQMSRIKGEPEWMLEFRLKSYETFKKMPMQTWGADLSELDFDDIVYYQKPSDKPARSWDDVPDKIKETFERIGIPEAERAYLAGASAQYESEVVYHNMKEEYDKHGIIFTDTDTALKEHPELFKKYFGKLVPPSDNKLAALNSAVWSGGTFIYVPKGVKLDIPLQTYFRINNEGTGQFERTLIIVDEGASVHYVEGCTAPTYSTASLHAAIVEIIAHEGAYMRYTTIQNWSDNVYNLVTKRARAEKNATVEWIDGNLGAKTTMKYPAVYLEGEGARGTMLSIAFANKGQVQDTGAKMIHNAPRTSSSIVSKSIARGGGEVNYRGQVTFAKNSAKSISHIECDTIIMDDISKSDTIPFNEIHNSQVALEHEAKVSKISEEQLYYLMSRGLSESEATEMIVMGFVEPFTKELPMEYAVELNRLIAYEMEGSVG; encoded by the coding sequence ATGTCAGAAGAAAGAATTGAACCAACCCCGATTGATCTTGGGGAATACAAATTCGGTTTCCATGATGAAAATGTGGAACTGGTGGCTTCGACTGGTAAGGGTTTGAGCGAAGATGTCATTCGTCAAATGTCCCGTATCAAAGGCGAGCCTGAATGGATGTTGGAATTCCGTTTGAAATCCTACGAAACCTTCAAGAAAATGCCGATGCAGACTTGGGGAGCTGACCTGTCTGAACTGGATTTTGATGACATTGTTTACTATCAAAAACCGTCGGATAAGCCAGCGCGTAGCTGGGATGATGTACCGGACAAAATCAAGGAAACCTTTGAACGCATCGGTATTCCAGAAGCTGAGCGTGCTTACCTGGCAGGAGCCTCTGCCCAGTACGAATCAGAAGTGGTCTACCACAACATGAAGGAAGAGTACGATAAGCACGGCATTATCTTTACAGATACCGACACGGCCCTCAAGGAACATCCAGAACTCTTCAAAAAATACTTTGGAAAACTTGTTCCGCCATCAGACAATAAACTAGCTGCCCTCAACTCAGCGGTTTGGTCAGGTGGAACCTTCATCTACGTACCAAAAGGTGTTAAATTAGATATTCCGCTTCAGACCTATTTCCGTATCAACAACGAAGGAACAGGTCAGTTTGAACGCACCCTCATCATCGTGGATGAAGGAGCAAGTGTTCACTATGTAGAAGGCTGTACCGCTCCGACCTATTCAACGGCCAGCCTCCACGCAGCGATTGTAGAAATCATTGCCCACGAGGGTGCTTATATGCGTTATACGACCATTCAAAACTGGTCCGATAACGTCTACAACTTGGTAACCAAGCGTGCCCGTGCCGAGAAAAATGCCACAGTTGAGTGGATTGACGGCAACCTTGGTGCCAAAACGACCATGAAATATCCAGCGGTTTACCTAGAAGGCGAAGGGGCACGTGGAACCATGTTGTCCATTGCCTTTGCCAATAAAGGTCAAGTCCAGGATACCGGTGCTAAGATGATTCACAACGCCCCACGCACTTCATCTTCTATCGTATCCAAATCTATAGCCCGTGGCGGTGGGGAAGTCAACTACCGTGGACAAGTGACCTTTGCCAAAAACTCAGCCAAGTCAATCAGCCACATTGAATGTGACACCATTATCATGGATGATATTTCCAAATCAGATACCATTCCATTTAATGAAATCCACAACTCGCAGGTGGCCCTCGAACACGAAGCTAAAGTATCAAAAATCTCAGAAGAACAACTCTACTACCTCATGAGCCGTGGCTTATCCGAATCCGAAGCTACAGAGATGATTGTCATGGGCTTTGTTGAACCATTCACCAAAGAACTCCCAATGGAATACGCAGTCGAACTCAACAGACTGATTGCCTATGAGATGGAGGGGAGCGTGGGTTAA
- the pbp3 gene encoding D-alanyl-D-alanine carboxypeptidase PBP3 — MRKLILLLLATFSFLIGGPAVLADDFSVAAKHAIAVEVDSGKILFQQDAETKASVASISKLLSVYMVYEALEKGEINLDTMVDISDYSYSLTANIELSNVNLDERTYSVRDLLNASLITSSNSAIIALAEKIAGSEAAFVDRMKTKVQEWGITDAKIVNVSGLDNADLGGNIYPGSSPEDANHFSALDMAIIARRLILDYPQVLEITSLNAYDFGGYTYYSTNQMLSDGTHARGGVDGLKTGTSNSAGSGFLATTQQAGMRIITVVLNATDGLAMPDNRFVATNDLMNYVYANFSRVAIAEKGKAYNNSKIKVFNGEKETSPVVAAADLYVVQRNQTELTASANFSPTTNEIDAPLTAGSIVGKLQLKDQDLIGKGYIGEQASVEMVLPNDMKKAPWPVSWWNNFVRYVNEKL, encoded by the coding sequence ATGCGTAAGTTAATACTTCTATTATTGGCAACCTTTAGTTTTCTTATCGGAGGCCCCGCTGTCCTAGCGGACGATTTCTCGGTAGCAGCTAAACACGCTATCGCGGTTGAGGTTGATTCAGGAAAAATCCTTTTTCAACAAGATGCTGAAACCAAAGCCAGTGTCGCCTCCATCAGTAAGCTCTTAAGTGTCTATATGGTCTACGAAGCCTTGGAAAAAGGAGAAATCAACTTGGATACCATGGTGGACATTTCAGACTACTCCTATAGCTTGACTGCCAATATCGAACTCAGTAACGTGAATTTGGATGAGCGCACTTATTCTGTCCGTGATCTATTGAATGCCTCTCTCATCACTTCATCTAACAGCGCCATCATTGCTCTGGCTGAAAAAATAGCGGGTAGCGAAGCTGCATTTGTGGACCGAATGAAAACAAAGGTCCAGGAATGGGGCATTACAGATGCTAAAATCGTTAACGTTTCTGGATTAGATAATGCTGATTTAGGAGGGAATATCTATCCTGGTTCCAGTCCTGAAGATGCCAATCACTTTTCAGCACTCGATATGGCTATTATTGCACGTCGGCTCATCCTTGACTATCCGCAAGTCCTAGAGATTACCTCACTCAACGCCTATGACTTTGGTGGCTATACCTACTATAGCACCAACCAAATGCTGAGTGACGGAACCCATGCTCGTGGGGGAGTGGATGGTTTAAAAACAGGGACTTCAAACTCTGCTGGTTCAGGTTTCTTGGCCACAACCCAACAAGCTGGTATGCGTATCATTACAGTAGTCCTCAATGCCACGGACGGTTTGGCTATGCCTGATAATCGTTTTGTTGCAACCAATGATTTGATGAACTATGTCTATGCCAATTTTTCACGGGTTGCAATTGCCGAAAAAGGAAAAGCCTACAACAATAGTAAAATTAAGGTCTTTAACGGGGAAAAGGAAACCAGTCCCGTCGTTGCTGCTGCAGACTTATACGTCGTTCAGCGCAACCAGACAGAATTGACTGCGTCTGCAAACTTTAGCCCTACTACAAATGAAATCGATGCACCCTTAACTGCTGGTAGCATTGTTGGAAAACTACAATTAAAAGACCAAGACTTGATTGGAAAAGGTTATATTGGAGAGCAAGCCAGTGTGGAAATGGTCCTCCCGAATGATATGAAAAAAGCTCCTTGGCCAGTTTCCTGGTGGAATAACTTCGTTCGATATGTGAACGAGAAATTATAA
- a CDS encoding oligopeptide ABC transporter substrate-binding protein, with protein sequence MKKTTKLFALAGVTLLSASVLAACGSKSSSSTEQNLSFPSEVKQDGTAVADAQLKYAWVSPTTSSGLLIDELTENTTDSTFGGMVDISMFGYDGNRKLDDSGLAKAEFDIENKKITVSLTGKDYKWSDGQPFTINDYIFTIKSLASKDYTGVRFDDKFLNIVGMEEFVAGTASDISGIKKVDDYTVELTVKEMSPSMMYAGGDVPAYIQPEHIYKDIPVADWEKSEYSRTAKLVGMGPWKIKEIVNGESITYVPNEHFFKGTTPKTSSLKIDIVSPDTIVSEMKAGNYDIADMPVDQLDSYKDLSNLNIVGSLNSSYEYISFNFGKYDEAAEKNVMNENAKMNDVKLRQAIAYAIDTKTAGEKLYNGLYHPANSLIISFFGELHDSELAGYTYDPEKAKKLLDEAGYKDTNGDGIREGKDGKEFKITFAARKRTEANEALVQQYIAWWKEVGLNVELYTGRTVEVNTFYDAIQANDPAIDMYAGGWSTGYDPNPNGLWGELAPFNMSRFVSEENTKLLDAIGSVESFDEKKNLESYKAWQKYAAEQAFAIPTFESEEITALNKRVKNYDSNYGSASGKGIALENIELTADKGVAAE encoded by the coding sequence ATGAAAAAGACAACAAAACTCTTTGCACTTGCAGGTGTAACTCTTCTTTCTGCATCTGTACTTGCTGCTTGTGGTTCTAAATCATCAAGCTCAACAGAACAAAACTTGTCATTCCCGTCAGAAGTGAAACAAGACGGAACTGCTGTGGCTGATGCACAGTTGAAATACGCTTGGGTGTCGCCGACAACTTCATCAGGTCTTTTGATTGATGAATTGACTGAGAATACAACAGACTCAACTTTTGGTGGAATGGTCGATATCTCAATGTTCGGTTATGATGGAAATCGTAAATTGGACGATTCAGGTCTTGCTAAGGCTGAATTTGATATCGAAAACAAAAAAATCACTGTTAGCTTGACAGGTAAAGACTACAAGTGGTCTGATGGTCAGCCATTCACAATCAATGATTACATCTTCACAATCAAGTCATTGGCAAGCAAAGACTACACAGGTGTGCGTTTTGATGATAAATTCTTGAACATCGTGGGTATGGAAGAATTTGTGGCTGGAACAGCATCAGATATTTCTGGTATCAAGAAAGTTGACGACTACACAGTAGAATTGACAGTGAAAGAAATGTCACCTTCTATGATGTATGCTGGCGGTGATGTACCTGCCTATATCCAACCAGAACACATCTACAAAGATATTCCTGTGGCTGATTGGGAAAAGAGCGAGTACTCACGTACTGCTAAACTTGTAGGTATGGGTCCATGGAAGATTAAAGAAATTGTTAACGGTGAGTCTATCACTTACGTTCCAAACGAACACTTCTTCAAGGGAACAACTCCAAAAACAAGCTCATTGAAGATTGATATCGTTTCACCTGATACAATCGTTTCTGAGATGAAGGCTGGTAACTACGATATCGCTGATATGCCAGTTGACCAATTGGATTCATACAAAGACTTGTCTAACTTGAACATCGTTGGTTCACTTAACTCATCTTACGAATACATCTCATTTAACTTTGGTAAATATGACGAGGCTGCTGAGAAGAACGTCATGAATGAAAATGCTAAGATGAATGATGTGAAACTTCGTCAAGCGATTGCCTATGCAATTGATACCAAGACTGCTGGTGAGAAATTGTATAACGGCTTGTACCACCCAGCAAACTCATTGATTATCTCATTCTTTGGCGAACTTCATGATTCTGAATTGGCAGGCTATACATACGATCCAGAAAAAGCTAAGAAACTCTTGGATGAAGCTGGCTACAAGGATACAAACGGTGACGGCATTCGTGAAGGTAAAGACGGTAAAGAATTCAAAATCACTTTCGCAGCTCGTAAACGTACAGAAGCGAACGAAGCACTCGTACAACAATACATTGCTTGGTGGAAAGAAGTTGGCTTGAATGTTGAATTGTACACTGGCCGTACTGTTGAAGTAAATACTTTCTACGATGCAATTCAAGCAAATGACCCTGCAATTGATATGTATGCTGGTGGATGGTCAACAGGTTACGATCCAAATCCTAACGGACTTTGGGGAGAACTTGCTCCATTCAACATGTCACGTTTCGTATCTGAAGAAAACACTAAATTGTTGGATGCAATCGGCTCAGTAGAATCATTTGATGAGAAGAAAAACCTTGAAAGCTACAAGGCATGGCAAAAGTATGCTGCTGAACAAGCATTTGCTATCCCAACATTTGAATCTGAAGAAATTACAGCACTTAACAAACGTGTGAAGAACTACGATTCTAACTACGGTTCAGCTTCAGGCAAAGGTATTGCGCTTGAAAATATCGAATTGACAGCTGACAAAGGTGTAGCAGCAGAATAA
- a CDS encoding ABC transporter ATP-binding protein produces the protein MATEKPLLDIKDLHVGFRIADDYFDAVDGVDISLQKNEILAIVGESGCGKSTLATTIMGLHNPLNTKITGSIQYNDMELIGMDETKYNTVRGNDIGMIFQDPLASLNPLMTIGAQIDEALFYHTDLDATARTERVLELLAQVGIPNPKRTFKQYPHELSGGMRQRIVIAMALSCKPPIIIADEPTTALDVTIQAQILDLLNDIQAETGSGIILITHDLGVVAETADRVAVMYGGQFVEVAPVEELFTNPKHPYTRSLLKSNPQSGGEGGDLHVIEGIVPPITKMLRQGCRFAPRIPWIEASAHEENPGMHEVGPNHFVRCTCHETFYFEEEA, from the coding sequence GTGGCTACTGAAAAACCGCTTTTAGATATTAAAGATTTACACGTCGGATTCCGTATTGCTGATGATTATTTTGATGCTGTTGATGGCGTTGATATTTCATTGCAGAAGAATGAGATTCTTGCAATCGTTGGAGAATCAGGATGTGGTAAATCTACTTTGGCAACGACCATTATGGGCTTGCACAATCCATTAAATACCAAAATCACAGGAAGTATCCAGTACAATGATATGGAGTTAATTGGGATGGATGAAACCAAGTACAATACTGTACGCGGAAATGACATTGGGATGATTTTTCAAGATCCCTTGGCTTCCCTCAACCCCTTGATGACCATTGGAGCGCAGATTGATGAAGCCCTCTTCTATCACACGGACTTGGATGCGACTGCTCGTACGGAGCGTGTTTTGGAGTTGTTGGCTCAGGTTGGTATTCCAAATCCTAAGCGGACTTTTAAACAGTATCCACATGAATTGTCAGGTGGTATGCGTCAGCGTATCGTTATTGCCATGGCCCTTTCTTGTAAGCCACCAATCATTATTGCCGATGAGCCTACAACAGCCTTGGATGTGACCATCCAGGCACAGATTTTGGACCTCTTGAATGATATTCAGGCGGAAACGGGTTCTGGTATTATTTTGATTACCCACGACTTGGGTGTAGTGGCAGAAACGGCTGATCGTGTAGCCGTTATGTATGGTGGTCAGTTTGTTGAGGTGGCTCCTGTTGAGGAACTCTTTACCAATCCAAAACATCCATATACACGTTCGCTCTTGAAGTCAAATCCGCAATCAGGTGGCGAAGGTGGGGATCTTCACGTTATCGAAGGTATCGTACCACCGATTACCAAAATGTTGCGTCAAGGTTGCCGTTTTGCACCACGTATTCCTTGGATTGAAGCAAGTGCTCACGAGGAAAATCCAGGTATGCACGAAGTAGGACCAAATCACTTTGTGCGTTGTACTTGTCACGAAACATTCTATTTTGAAGAGGAGGCCTAA
- a CDS encoding ATP-binding cassette domain-containing protein, whose protein sequence is MGFIEVKDLKVHYPIRSGFFNRVTDHVYAVDGVNLEFEEGKTYGLVGESGSGKSTIGKAIIGLERATSGQIIYEGQDVTNKSRSKKGNFNRDVQMIFQDSLSSFNPKKRILDIIAEPIRNFDRLSPDEEKKKVLQLLDTIGLNEEALIKYPHEFSGGQRQRIGVARALASNPRLIIADEPVSALDLSVQAQVLNYMKRIQDEFKLSYLFISHDLGVVQHMCDELFIMYRGRFVETGNKQDIYNNPQHIYTKRLLSAIPSIDPVNRLKNKEKRLVAEKEYQEKQGQYYDEKGRVYDLQTFSATHQVALPKGGQN, encoded by the coding sequence GTGGGATTTATTGAAGTAAAAGATTTAAAAGTCCATTATCCAATTCGAAGTGGCTTCTTTAACCGTGTCACAGACCATGTTTATGCCGTGGATGGTGTCAATCTCGAGTTTGAAGAGGGAAAAACCTATGGTTTGGTAGGCGAGTCAGGTTCTGGTAAGTCAACAATTGGTAAGGCAATTATTGGTTTGGAGCGGGCTACATCTGGTCAAATCATCTATGAGGGTCAGGATGTGACCAACAAATCACGCAGTAAAAAAGGTAACTTTAATCGTGATGTCCAAATGATTTTCCAAGATTCGCTTTCTAGTTTCAACCCTAAAAAACGTATTTTAGACATTATTGCTGAGCCTATTCGTAACTTTGACCGTCTTTCTCCAGATGAGGAGAAGAAAAAGGTTCTTCAACTCTTGGATACCATCGGTCTCAACGAAGAAGCCTTGATCAAGTATCCACATGAATTTTCAGGTGGTCAGCGTCAGCGTATCGGTGTTGCCCGTGCCCTAGCAAGTAATCCGCGTCTGATTATTGCTGATGAGCCTGTTTCTGCCTTGGACTTGTCTGTTCAAGCTCAGGTTTTGAACTATATGAAACGTATCCAAGATGAGTTTAAACTCAGCTACCTCTTTATTTCTCATGATCTTGGTGTTGTGCAACATATGTGTGACGAATTGTTTATCATGTACCGTGGTCGCTTCGTAGAAACGGGTAACAAGCAGGACATCTATAACAATCCACAGCATATCTATACCAAACGTCTTTTGTCAGCTATTCCATCGATTGATCCAGTTAATCGTTTGAAGAACAAGGAAAAACGCTTGGTTGCTGAAAAAGAGTATCAAGAAAAACAAGGTCAATACTATGATGAAAAGGGTCGAGTTTACGATTTACAAACCTTCTCAGCAACTCATCAGGTAGCCCTTCCAAAAGGAGGTCAGAACTAA